DNA from Dromaius novaehollandiae isolate bDroNov1 chromosome 12, bDroNov1.hap1, whole genome shotgun sequence:
GGATCTTCTTCTCTAGTAGGGGAGATGGCTCCTTCTGAGGAACTATAGGTTTTCTAAAAGGTGGagtaggaagagaaaaagcagatgagaatATACTCACCTTTTAGAGTATACATACATAACACATATCGTATTTTGAGGTGAGTGCACAAATAAACACGTAAATCAGATATTACAAAAGGAATTCAAGAACAATGCAGATTAGCAGGTCCGCCTCCTTTTGTTCAGGTTTGATTTAAACTAGCATTCTTAAATAACGGCAACGCCTAAATACTACTGTAATTACAACAGAAGCAAGCTAAACTGCTTTTGGTAATTTGCTGATTGTCAGGTATTTtgtaaatttaagaaaaacaaggtaACAAAACCAACTTTCTTTCTATCAACTTGAACAACATGGAAACAATAGTGACTTGGCAATTGTCTGTGCTTCCTTTTAGGACACTGAGCAGAGATCACTCAGTGTCCATGGCCAGAGTCAGACCTcgctggtttcttttttttcttttttttttttttgtgtgtatattgtGTGAGTTAGGATAGAAGGGGATTTCAAGGcagaaaattcttcatttctgCAAGAGAAAGCAGTTAAAATTTAAACTCTGTGGAAGATGCAGTGTTACTTAAGTTAGAaatcaatgtttttatttatatcaatGTTCACCAGCTGGAAAGCTATTTGTTACCCATAATGAGGACCTCAGCATGACAGGCATTTTAACTCCATCCCAGGGGATTTACACATCTGGTAATGTAATGACCTCTACtgaagcctggagaaaagaaaatatccactggtacaaagacagtgaaacatgGATGTAAAGGCTGACGTTATCTGGACTCCTTCCCAAGATgttaaaaaagcagaacaaaaccaaaataacccCAAACCCTGAAAGATTGCGATTAGTCAAATTATTCACGTTTCACCTTCTCCTACAACCATGATTTCTTCACAGAAGAGTACTCATGTGATCGCCTCATTCCCATAACAGTTTTACCTAAAACAGTATATTTCATCATCTACAACTTTTGCGGAGAGTGAAAACCTCTTGAGCCCTTtaaatttcttcatttgtttgtcGCTTTCACTGTAGCGGCTCTcacaaagaaaaacatcattttcagaGACTTCTGTTGGTCTGCAGGAGAGGAAGTCCTTGGATGACAGAACAGcacattttcctgcaaaaatgaaAGAGCTGAGTAAGAAGGAGGCCACACTTGCTGACATTTTATAAAAAGCGTGGACACTCAAATTCTTGCAAGTCTAGAAAAATCCCGCTATTTGGCTACAGAAAATAAACCAACTGACATCCGTACATTAAATAACATGAGAAACCTACACCAACCCAATGCAGCTTTTGTGGttttttaagaacaagaaaaCTACTCAGTTAACTGTATTTAGCACAGAATCTTAGCTACAAAACGAGGTACACATAGTCATCCCTCTTACTCAATAAAGCCCattttgactttcttttcaagcagattttCAGGACTTTCCAGGTAAAATATATTGGAATAATGACACTAACGACTTTTCTGTCCGCTGGTTGTAGGCAACATTCAGCTTTGGTAACATAAACGTAATTCTGTTTTGTAAGAAAGCCTGCTGTTGATGAAAATTCTCACCAGAGGTCCCAGAGACAGGCAACACTGTGGAAAcggtctcctcctcctctcaagatgaaaaaaattacttggaaTCAAACCTACATGTAACTATAAATCACTTCAGATTTTTAagacatttaagaaaagaaagagagaatccGTTGGATTTAAGGTTGTTAATAATTACCCAAAATGCAAGTCATAGGACAGGTCTCCTCCAAGTTACTCAAAAACACTTCCTTCTTGTAGAACATTTTAGTTGGTTCATGTTCAGTTTCTTCAGGATGTATAAAGATTGGACCAAAAAAATATGCTGCTCCATCTCGCACCCACGTCTTCTCaattctagaaagaaaaacaaaccagtgaCGGAAGTGAATGGCCATCCCTCATACAGGAGACAGCTGAACACACCGTGTTGTTCAAGACGACTGCCGGGAAAAACCTTTGAGTACAGAACGACAGTCTGGAAGTCATCTCTATTCCAACTCTACGGCTGCACCATCTTTTTAGCTTGCCATGCTTCTACCTCAGTCTGTTAAAAGCTtctaacattttgtttcatgcagAAGATCTTTTCCCATCATCCTCTTTTCTACTTTCTGCAACAAGCCAATCTTTGGTCCAAGTTACTTTTATAGAcgcaaactgcaaataaagaaGTTGCACCCACCTTCCTACTCGAGCTCGCACTAACCCATGTGATTTTAGGAAGACACAATCCCCAACCTTAAGCCACATATCATTGTAACAGAGCTGTTCAAAGTAATGGCAACCAGGTTCTCCACTGGACATTTCTACTGGAACATCTCCTTTGTCCTACAGAAGAGCATGCATTTAGAAACTTGCAAAAGAGTGAAAACCAATCacataaataaaaacatgccagggcaagtaaaaaaaaacacttctctttttttaatctttacgcCACCGCTACGTATGTTGCTAACTTTGCTATTTAACAACCAAAGCTGTAATTTTGCCAGAACAGTAATTCACAGGCccttttttgttctgttgcttCACTGTTGTCAACTGGCTAAGCCCTGCCAGCCTATGTTGatgatttgttttaaagcacAGTAATATGCTTAGGAGGCAGGAATTAAGTATTTGGCCAAAATTAACGTTCATAAAAATTTCATGACTCAACTCTCCTATACAACACCAGCAACATTCTACATACGGTGTGCCAATTCATACCATTGGCTCTACTGAATTCATTGCTTTTTAGTCAAAGCTCACACCGTGCCTCATTTGACCTTCCAGTCCCAGATTTCAGAAAGCTCATCAAAACACAGGATATCCCCTTACTGTGCATCAAGACAAGATCTCACAAGAAGGAATTCCCTCGTTTTATCATGAtgtgaataaaatggaaaagatttaCTCAACGTCAGAAGCAACACGGACCACAGGCAGAGGCACATCTCGTGGGACAAATCTTACAGAGCTAACGGGCATAGTCCAcagtttaatctttttaaaagattttgtctTCGCAGAATAACGTGACTCACAGACATAGACATCTTCATCTCTAAAGTTTTCAggacataatttaaaatattcctgtggattgaagaaaatacttttagatGAAGTCTTtcaggaacacacacacaccacagatACACTGTTAACTCCCTCTCATGCTCCCTGTTTTTTCCTATGTATTTATCAGAAACACTTTTAATAAAACCTTCCCACTGAGTTTCTCTCTCACAGTTTGACTCCGAGTTACattaaaaattagaaacaaacaacaaGAAACCCCACCCTTGGAGAAGAAGAAAGTGCATGCTAAATTCAGTACAGGCACCAGGTTGCCAGGTGAGAAGAAGTCAGGTTTCATTCATCTACCAAGAAAGTACGTTAACAAGTACAAGCAGACTTGAAGACCCAAACTGCCTTTACAAGGTTTCTGAGCTTTGACCGGGAAAGAGACCGCAACCACCGAGTTGTGAAAAACACTGTAAGCTCCATGCCTGTTGATATCTGACAGTAATACCCGTCCATGTCCTCACCAGCAGTAACACTTCTTTCCTTAAACACACTGCCTTTGAAGAACTGGCTGAAATATTGACATGGCTCAAACAGGCCAAAAATGTTCAGCATAGGGAACTATGTGGAATCAAACTTGAGACAAAGATGAAAGACTTCATCCTGTTACTGAACCGCCAAGACATGCAAGTCTCCCTCTGCCCAAAACCTATCTACTCCCTTTTAAGGGAACCTTTCAGAAATTACCTGCGGTTTCTCTACTATATCCTCTCAAAAGTCAGTAAACTATGTAATATGTATATGATTCTACAAACCAACCAGCACTGGAAAGCACCATCACTTTATACCACTTCTGCTCCACCGTGGATGAGCTACATGTACCACAAAGCAAATGAAGAACACAGTACGAAGTAAGTTCTGTTTTATAAAGTACTGTTCGAATATGCCTGCATATCAGAACACCCACACCTCttcaagaaaataatggaaaacatctTATTTAACAAATTAGTCCAAAGAGTCTCTCACCTTAACAAACATGACCACGCATTTGCCTAAAATTTTGCCAGCAGGAACTTTATTGTAATAGTCACTTGTAAAAACTTCTTTCTCCAAGAACTTTCGTGTTGCaagatgaaatgtttcatttggtcGATAAAACCAACAGCCATACAACCATTTCTCTCCTTTAacataggaaaagaaagagggagagagggagggagggagggaagagaagatgtAAAAAGGTATGTTTTCTATTGCAtgagcaaacaaaaccaaccatAGATTGTCTTCATAATTAAACGGCCATATAGCAATTCATACTGGGAGTAAATCTAACCCATTTAAAACAAGGCAACGTTCCTTAACTGCTTCAGATGAGGAAAATTTAGTTACTTCAAAAACTtgcaagctgtttttttcctaagaaaatctGACTCAGCAAAACAAAGGAGATGTTAGTTCTGTTGAGCCAGATGGCTATGGGAAATACAGTCGGCAACTTATTTAAAATCCTGACTTTCAGGCCTCGAAGTGGCTTCAAAGTCTACACAATAATCGCCTGATTATTCGAAGAGCCAGATGTTTCAAGACCCTTGGATGAAGGGTTTCAAGCTTTTTAAGAACTATTCCTTCCACATTATGCTGTgacaaaaatatcaaattataacttatccatttaaaaagaaattggggATATATGCTATTTTTCTAAATCAAAGAATTTGTAATCTGTGGACTGaatcagaatttaaaaagtgCTATTTACTTTCTCCACAGCAGACAAAGAACTTAAGAAACATCCAACTCGCCAGACCAGTGATCCATCTAGCCCAATACGCTCTATCCGATGGAGTCAGCAGGACGGGCTATTAAGGGAAAGCACGCAAGCTTTGCCACTGTCTGTGGTTGATTTGGTTTAGGGGTGTTAGAGAGCTATTCTCTTTATCTGGCTATTATTCTCTGGCTATTCACCTTATTATCTGTTTTAAACCTGTAGTACATTGACTTCTCTCACCCAGTTTTGAAGCTGCCTCCACAAGCTCCTGGGGAAGTCGATTCCAGAGCCTTACTACCCACCACATTAAAACCCCAGACACTTTGTCATGTTTTAATTTGACCTACTAATGTCAGTGAGGGCCTTCTAATTCTAGTACCATAAGATCTGCTGAATGGTATTTCTGCATTCACCTTATCCACCAACTATATGATTTTTGTAACATTAATTATATCCTGCTTCAGACTTCTCTCCAAAGTGAAGCCCTTTCAGTCTCTCCTAATAAACACAGCTGCACTTGAGTTACAGCTAGCCCAGCCCACCCAGAAGAGCCTATTCTGTAGGATGCTTACAATttgtgggggtgtggggggaggtggggggggggggaaagggtgtgTATTGACTCAAGAACTTTAACTCTGTATTTGTGATATTCTTTGGAACAAAGTAattcagaaacaagcaaaaatactCACCAGCCCCCACACACTGctgtaaatgaaataatttctacGCAGAAAAGGCTTAACTTGGAAgttttaaatagcaatggtaaGTTTCACCACATTGTTCTCCTATAGCAAAGACATTCTTACCGGCAGAGTCTTCCCACAGTCTCTCAACACAGACTATGTGAGGTTGCAAGTTGGCTTCAGCAGGCTCCACACAGACATAGTCCCCTACGTGGTACATGCTGTTCTTGAAGCTGCAGTCCTGGCTGTAGGTCCGATGCAAACTTGACAGGCCAGCTGATCCAGAAGAATCTTCACTCTTTTCTGCCtcttatttcaagaagaaaaaaaggggaagatagAAGTTAGTACATCCATATTTACACGTTAGCCATTACTGCTGATGTGAATGCTCTCACCCTTTGTAAAATGCTGGACAGGTCAGTCTTCtgtgaaagacaaataaaagacACTGCACACAAAATTTCAACCTCCTTTAAGTAGACACTCTAACTTGTCAAAATTTGATCATGTGCCAAAGCCTTTGAGCCACCTAAGGAATAAAAGAGGCACTCTAGAAATAGACTAGCAACTTTTTAAATCATACCTCTGCTCTTCAGAAATTGAGTTAAAGGACCTGGCTTAATGAATTACCACTAAAACAGTAATGACTAATAATTATTTATAAAGCAGTCAGTAGTTTTGTTAGTATTGTTGAGCGTAATGTGCATCCAAGAGCACATGAAAGCCCAAAAGAGGAAGACGTCTGCAAGCAGGAACATTACTACAGGTTAATAAAGTTTGCAGGCTACCTAGAGATAGTGTCAGTGTTTAATACGTTAGGATGAATTAGTCTTTCATACAGGCAGATCATCATGCTGCAGCTGAGGATCAGGAACCCACTGTTCTAGATGCTATGCAATCAGATAccaaaaagaaagcaatgctttCTGTTCCTAAAGGGTCAATGCAAAAGTGCCACATGGTACCCGATACCCCCCTACCACTGAATTTCAGTGTGAAGAAAGGGTTAAAGCATGTTTTGTGCCTCACCTAGTCTCTCCTTCCTGTTACTGGTGCTGCTGAAGACTGTGGACTGCTTTTACACGTAAGTTTTATTGAGGCTCCCCAGTGAGAGAAGAAGAACTCACTGATAGCAATGAGCTCAGAAGCCTGTTTCAGgcatgtttctctttctttgggtttttgtttgtttgtttgtttgtttgtttttctcataggaagagagaaaaagggcatCACAGCTGTTGTCCCTTTACAGCCATTACATGCACAGGAAGAGCCAGGGAATGTGAAACACAAGAGACCTTCACAGTAGGCTTCTTGCCCTAAGGAATTGTTCAAGCCAGTTGTTCTTCAGAAGATGCAAAAGGCCTACCTCAACATGAGCATTAAAAGCATGATCATAGATAACACTATCAGCAAACATAAAGAAAGCTGGtatttgccaaaaaaagaaatgacaaaaagtCAACTGGAACAGTCTTTGCTGAGTTTATTATTAGTAGaaagaaagatatattaaaaactattgttttcttttatcataTCCTTGGAATAAGACTGCCAGTACCTGTTCTGATTAAACAGTTTACGTAAGGTTAGCATTTAGCTATATGTCTTTCTTAAAGCCATATGGCTTGGCCTACAAggatcagaataaaataaattcctCATAACTTTAAATTACAAGATCCCTGACTGGGCAATCAGAGGGACTATTAAGGTTCCTTCAGTAGGtgaagctgcagaaagagcagagcaTGCATCATATGCATAGGCATGTTTTTCAATTAACATATTTCATACTGatgtaaagaaaaatagctacctctcttctcctcctctcttttgaGTTTATCCTCCTCTATTTCTTTGGgcaacttttccttcttttccttctctacaTCACTGTGAAGATGCCTGGTGGTATAGCTGAGAGCTGGTGACAGAAGAATCTCTCCATTTTTACACAGTTCATCTCGAACTTTAATAAAGAATTGCTGAAGTTCAACTGCATCCTCATAAATCTCTGAATCAGTCCTGAATAAAAATAGGTACAATACAACAAGACAGAAGCATAGTTTGTGCAGAGTCAAACAGGATTCTAAACACGCACCTATCGCTACTACACTTAGTGATAAATTAGAAACtcatcttttaaacaaaaggTGTCTTATTCAGCAAAGGGCTAATGCGATAGCATTCAATACATCTTGCTTTATTAACACGAGtagatttctttgtttgcagttTGAACAGTACTTCCATACTGAATAGTCAAGAGGAATAAAATGTTTGTGCCTCTACATCTGCATTCTTTTTTTGACTATTAGATAAGCACCATGCTGCTATACAGACACAGGTGATTTGAGCATCTCTCTATCCTGGCTACTGGCTTAAAACTGAAAGCCTAAACCTACAACAAAAGCCTCTGGAAGTGCTTGCCACTAAACCTATCCTTCATGTCAAAGTATTTACAAAGTGAAAGATTAGGAAGTGAAGTATAACCAGCGCCTAACTTTCCAATTTCAAGTAGCGGACTTGAATTGAACTCGTTTTTGAGTTACAGAATTCATCATATGACAAgacaaattattttcagagagaaagaggTTATAGGGGGTTGTTTACATATCCTGGAAAATAAAAGTGATCAATATCCTGTGACCCAAAAGAGCAGTTTCCAATCAAATACTGTTGAGCAACCAAGACCTGTTTCTATTTTAATAGATATTTGGTTAAAACGACCTTTGCACTCTCTGAAATCTACTGCCAGCTTCTCAGTTACAGAGCTTACAAACCTCAATGAAGATGAAGCAAAAGGTAGGTTAGGAATCAACACTACCAGCTTACTTGATGGCTACGCAGATATACCCCCTGATTCAGAGAAATCGCTAATGCTCCACTTCTGGGTGGGACGCTGACCAACTTGGAGataatttgcaatgaaaaatacttcaaatttcttaaacaaaatataaaggaGAAAGACATGAACAAAAAGCTTATTCAGCGTAACCTAGCTCTGTATGCCAGCTCACAAGCCAGTTGCCAGAAATCATCCAGCGTGACAGCATACATTAGGTCAGCCACACTGCTTTCAGAGTCTGCATCCATCCTTTTACACGATAGTACAATGGAGGCAATTTACTCCTACACCTCCTACTTAGAAACTTTCCCGAATATAAATTTTAGTAAAATGTTCCCTGGAAGAAAATTTGTCATGCTCGCGTAGGATTTATCATGCACGTGCAACATGCACAGCCAACCCATCTCCCATAGCCTAGAAGCAATGAACCCACTGAGTAGTGCAAACGTAGCACAGATGCAGAAGCCCTGACCATGCCAAGACGTACAAGGAGTTCCTGTCGGGCTGGGCACATTCAGGACTTCTCAGACACACACGTAACTTCCTAAAGcataactgaagaaacaaaacagcctgcccccaacaaacaaaaaaacaaccagagAGAGACATTCTGGAAGGAAAACTGATTCTAGCTATTAGTGTCATGAAAATTCCTGTATTTACTGTCAGCAGTAAACAGAGACCTGGGCTGTGTACCCTGGGCTGCTCCAGAGCAACAGtgccacagcaaagcagcaggcacatgctTCTTAAACTTCATAGACAATTAGTaaggaaatacaatttttaaaattattattaaaaaagcaggAACGATAATGAATTAAAATCTTGTACCACTGATAAACTTAACTGGTTGTTAATTAACTCCAAGTTTTAGAATTcataaaaatcttctcttccttttcagacatCACACAGTCAGAGGGATAAGGCAACAGAAGATACTTTCCTGTAAAGTCAGAAACAGTTTTTGAACAGGTTAAAGATTCTGCAGATACAGATCAGTTGGACGCTTGACTTGCAGAAACCACTGCATACTGACCAAATACGTTCCTTCTATACTGATAGTAATTAAGTCTCTGGACTGACTCAAACAGCTACAGGCTACGGTGACTTGCGTACTTCAAACCTACTTTACTGAGTCCAACAGTGTTAGCCTGATTTAGACTAGCTGAGGATCTGCCTCTACGTTATATGTTTTGGGGATTCTGTTCATATTCTTACCAGAATTATCCTATTATCCCTTAATCTAAAAATCACTAGTAAGCAAAAGACAAGCATTCAGAGTAAatacctgttttcattttcatattaatgTTGTAATAGTTTCACAGTAGGCAATGCAATATCATTACGACCTATCTTTGGGCAGATTCACTCCCTTTGTGAGTCAAACGCGTTCTTGAACCATGAAACGTGTgctgtgttcatttctttttattactctcTCTTACTTTATGAATGTCAGCTCCAAGGTGGTAGAAGGATCATTAgttatacatttcattttcacatctggCAACTCATGGCAAGATGAAGGACAAAACAGCAACACGGGGTGACAGAAACCAGTAAAGATATACAATACCATTGCCATTCTAATAATTCTGTGCAGAACTGACCACAGGAAGGACTGATGTGAAACCTGTAGAAGACCATTGGGCCAAATTTACTCTGCGTTTAAATTCACTCAATTAAATCATTACTTGTcttaatgttctttaaaactgtttgtcttttttcaagCAGTTGAGCAtcttaaggattaaaaaaaacatgaatgatATCGTGCTTCACTGTCAATGACTGACATTGTCATTCCACAGCTATGATTATAAATATTGTCAGGCTGCTTATATTGAATACacaggcaaataaacaaaaatgcactgttcAATTTACAATCATCTGcatgtgagaaagaaaacaggaagacacAGTAATGAACAGGTATTTTTGATTGATGAAATACAACCTGCCAGTTTCTTAACCACTTTCAAATTATTCATGTCCCAAGGGAAATCAATTGGATTGCTAGATTAGAAACATAAccatacagaagaaaagagtatTGTCATCTGTAGTATAGCTCTACTGAGATGAGTagtagaaatactgcattttattaAGGATTGCCTATACTTTCTATTGTTTATAGTTCACAAACTACCAAAGAAAAGCATACTAGCCATTCACTGATgataaacatttaaatttatatgAACAGATCaaacatgaaactgaaatattttaatagcaatacTCTGTTACAGAAGAGTTGTTCCCCTGTTTTTGCTTTAGGTATATTTAACCTGATGTGCCACTTTCTCTGGTAGTCAACTACGTACAAGCAgcactaaataaaaagcaaacacagtagCTCTCAGCAACTATCTgactctttt
Protein-coding regions in this window:
- the LOC135329654 gene encoding protein polybromo-1-like isoform X6, encoding MAAQRGARRLGALGLLCLLLPAVLGEDYEAYADHHGKAQPAESCPNFCCGDCMRRYCCSNVLLKFDEGQQFKCNLLDGRTSGSGNVNYLQFRADFDDYIDSGPRTDSEIYEDAVELQQFFIKVRDELCKNGEILLSPALSYTTRHLHSDVEKEKKEKLPKEIEEDKLKREEEKREAEKSEDSSGSAGLSSLHRTYSQDCSFKNSMYHVGDYVCVEPAEANLQPHIVCVERLWEDSAGEKWLYGCWFYRPNETFHLATRKFLEKEVFTSDYYNKVPAGKILGKCVVMFVKEYFKLCPENFRDEDVYVCESRYSAKTKSFKKIKLWTMPVSSVRFVPRDVPLPVVRVASDDKGDVPVEMSSGEPGCHYFEQLCYNDMWLKVGDCVFLKSHGLVRARVGRIEKTWVRDGAAYFFGPIFIHPEETEHEPTKMFYKKEVFLSNLEETCPMTCILGKCAVLSSKDFLSCRPTEVSENDVFLCESRYSESDKQMKKFKGLKRFSLSAKVVDDEIYCFRKPIVPQKEPSPLLEKKIQQLEAKFAELEGGDEDIEEMGEEEGDIAETPSIPQLQTPLASELDIMPYTPPQSTPKSVKGSTKKEGSKRKISMSGYTLFSSEMRAVIKAQHPDYSFGELSRLVGTEWRNLEATKKAEYEGVIGQNVSPTVGTPAPGASPFGQQIGILGPPGQQAPPPYPGQSAAAQPVIQQPTTPVFVSPPPKAQRLLHSEAHLKYIEGLSAESNSISKWDQTLAARRRDVHLSKEQESRLPSHWLKSKGAHTTMADALWRLRDLMLRDTRNIRQAYNIENV
- the LOC135329654 gene encoding protein polybromo-1-like isoform X3, with amino-acid sequence MGTPPDRASLLGEDYEAYADHHGKAQPAESCPNFCCGDCMRRYCCSNVLLKFDEGQQFKCNLLDGRTSGSGNVNYLQFRADFDDYIDSGPRTDSEIYEDAVELQQFFIKVRDELCKNGEILLSPALSYTTRHLHSDVEKEKKEKLPKEIEEDKLKREEEKREAEKSEDSSGSAGLSSLHRTYSQDCSFKNSMYHVGDYVCVEPAEANLQPHIVCVERLWEDSAGEKWLYGCWFYRPNETFHLATRKFLEKEVFTSDYYNKVPAGKILGKCVVMFVKEYFKLCPENFRDEDVYVCESRYSAKTKSFKKIKLWTMPVSSVRFVPRDVPLPVVRVASDDKGDVPVEMSSGEPGCHYFEQLCYNDMWLKVGDCVFLKSHGLVRARVGRIEKTWVRDGAAYFFGPIFIHPEETEHEPTKMFYKKEVFLSNLEETCPMTCILGKCAVLSSKDFLSCRPTEVSENDVFLCESRYSESDKQMKKFKGLKRFSLSAKVVDDEIYCFRKPIVPQKEPSPLLEKKIQQLEAKFAELEGGDEDIEEMGEEEGDIAETPSIPQLQTPLASELDIMPYTPPQSTPKSVKGSTKKEGSKRKISMSGYTLFSSEMRAVIKAQHPDYSFGELSRLVGTEWRNLEATKKAEYEGMMSGYPPVLPPLQGPVDGIVSMGSMQPLHPGVPPPHQLPPGIPGIPPPGVIGQNVSPTVGTPAPGASPFGQQIGILGPPGQQAPPPYPGQSAAAQPVIQQPTTPVFVSPPPKAQRLLHSEAHLKYIEGLSAESNSISKWDQTLAARRRDVHLSKEQESRLPSHWLKSKGAHTTMADALWRLRDLMLRDTRNIRQAYNIENV
- the LOC135329654 gene encoding protein polybromo-1-like isoform X5, coding for MVLGEDYEAYADHHGKAQPAESCPNFCCGDCMRRYCCSNVLLKFDEGQQFKCNLLDGRTSGSGNVNYLQFRADFDDYIDSGPRTDSEIYEDAVELQQFFIKVRDELCKNGEILLSPALSYTTRHLHSDVEKEKKEKLPKEIEEDKLKREEEKREAEKSEDSSGSAGLSSLHRTYSQDCSFKNSMYHVGDYVCVEPAEANLQPHIVCVERLWEDSAGEKWLYGCWFYRPNETFHLATRKFLEKEVFTSDYYNKVPAGKILGKCVVMFVKEYFKLCPENFRDEDVYVCESRYSAKTKSFKKIKLWTMPVSSVRFVPRDVPLPVVRVASDDKGDVPVEMSSGEPGCHYFEQLCYNDMWLKVGDCVFLKSHGLVRARVGRIEKTWVRDGAAYFFGPIFIHPEETEHEPTKMFYKKEVFLSNLEETCPMTCILGKCAVLSSKDFLSCRPTEVSENDVFLCESRYSESDKQMKKFKGLKRFSLSAKVVDDEIYCFRKPIVPQKEPSPLLEKKIQQLEAKFAELEGGDEDIEEMGEEEGDIAETPSIPQLQTPLASELDIMPYTPPQSTPKSVKGSTKKEGSKRKISMSGYTLFSSEMRAVIKAQHPDYSFGELSRLVGTEWRNLEATKKAEYEGMMSGYPPVLPPLQGPVDGIVSMGSMQPLHPGVPPPHQLPPGIPGIPPPGVIGQNVSPTVGTPAPGASPFGQQIGILGPPGQQAPPPYPGQSAAAQPVIQQPTTPVFVSPPPKAQRLLHSEAHLKYIEGLSAESNSISKWDQTLAARRRDVHLSKEQESRLPSHWLKSKGAHTTMADALWRLRDLMLRDTRNIRQAYNIENV
- the LOC135329654 gene encoding protein polybromo-1-like isoform X4 codes for the protein MNLVLGEDYEAYADHHGKAQPAESCPNFCCGDCMRRYCCSNVLLKFDEGQQFKCNLLDGRTSGSGNVNYLQFRADFDDYIDSGPRTDSEIYEDAVELQQFFIKVRDELCKNGEILLSPALSYTTRHLHSDVEKEKKEKLPKEIEEDKLKREEEKREAEKSEDSSGSAGLSSLHRTYSQDCSFKNSMYHVGDYVCVEPAEANLQPHIVCVERLWEDSAGEKWLYGCWFYRPNETFHLATRKFLEKEVFTSDYYNKVPAGKILGKCVVMFVKEYFKLCPENFRDEDVYVCESRYSAKTKSFKKIKLWTMPVSSVRFVPRDVPLPVVRVASDDKGDVPVEMSSGEPGCHYFEQLCYNDMWLKVGDCVFLKSHGLVRARVGRIEKTWVRDGAAYFFGPIFIHPEETEHEPTKMFYKKEVFLSNLEETCPMTCILGKCAVLSSKDFLSCRPTEVSENDVFLCESRYSESDKQMKKFKGLKRFSLSAKVVDDEIYCFRKPIVPQKEPSPLLEKKIQQLEAKFAELEGGDEDIEEMGEEEGDIAETPSIPQLQTPLASELDIMPYTPPQSTPKSVKGSTKKEGSKRKISMSGYTLFSSEMRAVIKAQHPDYSFGELSRLVGTEWRNLEATKKAEYEGMMSGYPPVLPPLQGPVDGIVSMGSMQPLHPGVPPPHQLPPGIPGIPPPGVIGQNVSPTVGTPAPGASPFGQQIGILGPPGQQAPPPYPGQSAAAQPVIQQPTTPVFVSPPPKAQRLLHSEAHLKYIEGLSAESNSISKWDQTLAARRRDVHLSKEQESRLPSHWLKSKGAHTTMADALWRLRDLMLRDTRNIRQAYNIENV